The nucleotide window TCTTTTTCGGTGGATGATTCCTTTGATTTGTCGTTAACAGTGGGCCAATACTGAGGATGGCGGTGGGTAGCGCTGGTATTCACGAAAGCCACGGTTCCCGGGGGCAAGGGGTGAGATTGGCCGGAGACGACAATAGGAATGGGCGGCCCATAGGGTGACACATATTTTGGAAGGACTGGAAGGACAGTGAAGAGTCGAAGAGCTTCTTTGATGACTGCCCCAACTAGGCTGTGCATGAGCGGTTCATAATGGGTGTCGTAGGTCCAGTGAATGGGCGGAGTGTTACCTAGGATCGCGTCCAGGTCTGACTGCAACGCAGTTTGGATGGTAGGATGACATGCAAGAAGAAGTATGATGAAGGTCAAAGTATTGGCATTGGCTTCATGGCCTGCGAACATAAAGAGAAACACATTTCCGGTCACTTGGTGCGGTTGCAGGATAGGGCTGGTTGGGGAACCGGTGTTGATACCAGCCTGGATAAGAAGGTCGCTCAACAATTTTGTGCCCTTTtgttttaaaagatattctttatCCAATAGTCGTGCTtccgtcgtcgtcttcaacTCTTGCATATATTGGCCCAATTCGGTGAAAGCTCTGATTGCTTGACGATGGTGCTTGAAGGGGGACCATGCTGATACCGCACCAGTTAGCAATGCCATGACTACGGTGCTCGAGCTGAAAGCTAGTCTTACCAAGAAAATGTctaggaaagagaaaaacagTTTGATAATGTTCCAACAGCGTGTGCATAGCCTCACTGTAAGTCATGCGATATCCTTCTGCGGGGAGATCGGCGAACGATAATGCTTTGATCAGATCTTCTTGGGTCTGAAATTGAAAGCAGATGCGATTGAGCAAGTTCAAAGATAGTCGCGCAGCCAGCGTGCGTAACTGGCAATATGCTCCTGGTTGGATTAAGGCGAGCCCAAGTGCTTGTGCGCCTTCGATAGCGTGTACGAAAACGTGGCGTAGGGTATCCTCTCGAAAGAAAGGCGCAGTGAGCCGCCGGTATAATCGCGATTCGGGCCCATCAGTACCGGTCATCGTCGGTCCGTATATATTCAGCACCTTCATGAGGTGGGCTGGTTTGCCAAATCTGCCATCTTGGAACAGCTGTGTGGAGACTTGGCGGTCGCAGGTATAAAGCACGAATCCCCCTGGCGAGACTGCCAAAAAAGTATCGGCTCCGATCTGTTCGAAGGGAGTGTATCCAAGATGCCACCCATCATTGAAGATTAGCAGCGGGAGCCAAGTAGAAGTCCAAGTCCGAGGAAGAGCCCTGAACAGTGGTAGAACGACTGGTTGGCTCAGCAGCCATGGTGCCCCTAGCAAGGAGCAGGGTAAAATCACATAAGGAAGGCCTGTTGACCGAGCCTCTCGGACATTGAGGATCAGGCAGACTAGCGACCAGCTTGTGAACGCGGCAAGGACAGTGGCGGATCCCAGAAAAAGCCGCCAGAAGAACACATCCATGAcgggggggagaagagggggaaagggcagaaggggagggggccgCGAGGCTCCACTGATTGACCAATGGGGTGGATTTCAGAAGTGAGATGATGCTCTATCTAGCATACAACCAGGAAAGTCGGAGCAGAAATAGCAATTACAGGGCCTACATTGGGTTCAGCCTCGCAGGTGGGGGCCATATTGTcatatcttttcttctctttgggAGTTGCCTTTTTTGTAGAGTGTTCATGGGTACTGTAGTCTAGTGCTGACTGCTGTTACATCGTTCGGATGGTGTAACTTCCCATCTAGCCTGAGTTGGTAAAGTCAAAGCCGTCACTGCATATCGGCTATAATCTCATGTAAGCACGGGCGGTTTCTGGACTGTCCTGGAGGTAGTAAGAAAATACAGTTTGTGACAATGTAGTATGTCGGACGGTCGGAGATTAACCGTCGAGGCCAATATAGAAAATGTGTGTAAGCAATTGGTAGTAATCTAGGCAGACTACCACTCCGTACTCTCCACCGATTTTGGTCGAATGAGGATGTGAGCCTCTACAAACCTCTGTTAGTTTGTTCGTAAGCAACCATGTAAATCGAGTCACTAATTTGTGATCATATTAATCACAGCGACTTGAGCCGAGGTTCTGTTTCTGTAACAGCAAGAAATGTGAATGAAGATCTATCCCACGATATCTTTCTCACAGCCTTGTTCTTGCGGCTGGTGGAAATTCCGTGCCTCCCACATGGCCAAGTCTTTTGTCAGTCATAGGTTCATATGGGATTTCTCAAACAGTCCCGTCTAAGTCCCCATGCACTGTCGTTTTGACGAGTGCTTACTCTCCTTGATTAGGAACTTTGACATCCTGGAGTATGCCAGCATAAGAACTAATATGCTCAAGTCAACCGGGGCCAACACCCACATTTCTAATCAAAACTGACACTTAGACTGCAACTCTCTGATATGCAGCCACAATTGGTTGCTTGTTTGCAGGACGAGGTCGTTCGATCACCGTCCACAGCACTTGCACGGCCCCATTAGCACCAATACAACGCATATAAGTCACGGCCTGCAGCACACACTCCTGCACAAGCGGATAATAAGACCCATCACCTGAGAGCTCCAGTCTGGCTTCTTGTTCCAACTAGAAACGCATCAAGATGAGCGCTTCGGAGGTAAAAAGTCCATCACCAGTTAGCACTAGCCTCTTGACAGTCTCCATTATCTTTCCCGTTCTTGGCACCATTGCTGTCTGTCTGCGTATTTATGCTTCTTTGATTAAAACAAGGCGGCTATTCTTGgatgattatattatcataCTGGCTCAGCTTTGTGCCTGGGGAATATCTATCGATACCTTTACAGCAGCATCAATCGGAGGAGTAAGTTATATTAAAGGGGATGCTCTCTCGGCCACAATTGCTTTTCTCCGGGTAAGCTTTGTCTTTGCGCATTTCGGAAATCATATAACTCAACTATGACGCTAGACCCTTTGGTATGAAGGATTTCCTCTTGTGGGCAGTTTGGCGCTAGTGAAGATATCTATTCTGTCATTCTACGCTAGAATCTTTGTCACCCGCCCATTCCGCATCGCAACCTATACATTTGTCATTGTCATAGCATCTTGGGGTATAGCCATAGCCGTTGTAAACAAAACCTTTCTCGCCGCCTCCCTGCCCAAGTAATGGTCGAGCTGACAGAAAATAGGCACAACTACTCTGCGCGAATCCGATCAACGCAGTCTGGGATCCTTTCGCCGTAGATCCTCTGCGATATAACTATAACGCCTTCTCTGAAGCGTTCGCAGGTATGAGTATGGTTTTCGATATAATTGTACTGTGCTTTCCGATTCCAGCCGTCTATCATTCACAAATGTCCACCCGCCAAAAGCTCCAGGTTATGGGTATTTTTTGGCTTGGTTTGTTGTAAGTGTCATCCTCAGTATTCGGACCTACGTCAGTATTGGACATATTTTGTCATCTGACTTTTTTTTCGCTCTGTCCTATACTTGGTTGCTGTGTCTCCTCTGTTATCCGCTTCTATTATATCTATTGTGACATTCACCAGTTTGTCGCTTCAAATATCGCTAACCGGTATGCGGTCGTCACCACCGCCTTTACCTGGGGTACCATCGAGCCCAATGCCAGTATCATCTCTGCTTGTCTGCCGCTGTATGGCAACCTGTTTGGGAGTGGCAAGAAATTGGGCTTCTATATCCGGAGTTTGTTCAGCCGCCTTGCCTCGCGAAGCGGCGGTACTGGGGATCAAAGTGGAGATAAAACAGCTAGGGGGTACATCCCAGTGAATATAAATGGCAATCCTTCCCATCAGCGACGTGATTAGCAGAAGCTAGAGATCCGATCACTTCCAATGTCGGATATCGAGCTTGGACACACActcatggatgatgagatccCCTTGGCAAGGGGGTCACAGATGCAGGTTATGATTAGTAAGAGCTTTATACATGAATCAGCATAGTTCTCATTGAGGCTCGGACTAAGACCCAGAGAGACTACGGGTGGGTAATAAGGAAGTCAGAAGcgcaatttttttttttttttttctttatttcttttttcctcctaCACATCTGCAATTCTCAATGAGGgactagaataataagagaCAAATATAAACATTCCGTACGATGTACTAATCCATCAGTGTATTATCTGCGGACAAAGTAATCTTTCAGATTTTAGTTACCACCTTGGGGTTGACAGGGAGGAGAACATGAAGTACTGTGTAATGTCCTTGCTGAGATGAGCACCCAAGATATGTCCCCTTGAGTAGGAAGTGAGAATGATATGCTTATCATCAAACACAACAGTCCGATCAAGAGCTCTTTACCTCTTTATCCATCAACACTGCAACGACCTTTTTGACTGACTCTCGAGCCAGCATAGCCTCCTGCCAGCGTGTGAAATGAGGAAACTCCTCAGGACGCCACGCCTGATCGCCTTCACGGCCAGACATGAAAAAGGCAATCTGCGTATTCCACATGACGAACGCAAGGTCTGCGTACGTGCACTTGTCGCCCACGAGCCAATCGCGATCCTTTAGAACAGAGTCCAACACGCCCGCTACACGTTTGACTTCGGCACCGTAGCGCACCTTGGCGCTTTCGGGGGATTCACCATAGATTTTCTCGTGGAAGATATTGAACCTTTTTGAGAGGACATGAAATGTATTAGAGGGTCTAACGTTGGTGGGCGCAAACGGCTGGGTGGAACGCTTGAACTTACCATGCAGATTGTCCGAAGTACGGACCTTGTCCTGAGGCCTGGAAGTAAGACCACTGGATCAATTGATATTGCTCCGGGAATGTATTGTAAGAAATCTTGCGGTCTTTGTCGTAGGTATCGATCAGGTACTGGACGATGGCACCGGATTCCCAGAGGGTAAGACCGGTGTTGGGATCGATGATAGCTATCAATCGATTTTCATCAGGACTTGCAGTAATAATGGCGTGTTGTGGAGGAACGGATAGATTCTACATACCGGGAACTCGGCCGTTAGGGTTCACATCGGTAAAGGGCTTGGTCTTCAAGCCGTCGAGTTCGACCCATGATGATTCATATGGAAGGTTAAGTtcctcgaggatgatgaggactttGGAGGGATTGGGTACTTGGTCTGGAATCCGTGTTCCCGGTTCTTAGCATTGCTTATTCGGACGTAGTGTGCATTTCACTTTCAAAGATAAGTTAGGAAGACGGGACATACTTCGCCAGAATAGCTTAATTGGCTGCAAGGACGTCATGTTGGAACTGTTGTGTATCGTCCTCGCGAATTGAGGGTCAATGGCGCTTAAAATTGAGAGTGAGGATAATAGCAGTGAAGGTGTTGCGAGGAACAAGGGCTGTTATGTGTAAAAGGCCAGGCCACACTGGTGACCAAAAGACGAGTTTACCGAGTGGTGGAGCAGATGTTCACACTAACGCACCAGAAGCACTTTAGCTGGAGATAGAGGGGTTACTTCGCCTCATTTCTTTGTTCCGATAGCATATATGGGAGGATCGGTCCAGGAATTTCCCGCCCGACGCACCGGTGGACCAGCGGACCGAGATCCTTAGCAGATCCGGATATACTACATGCAAAAGACACAGACAGGAATTAGGTGATCCCAGGTGCGGAGGAAGGACGGTATCTAGTTTGCCTTGTCTGGATCAATCTAGAGTGAGGTACCCCTGACACCATAGAGCTGCAACTAGCCTGATCAGGCAGGTTAATACATGAACTGTGATTTCAGGTGCGGAGTAGGATGCTATCTACTAACGAGCCTGTCATGCCTGGGCCGCTTTTGATTAGCTACCAGTCGCAGGCCCGTGCGGCAGGGCAAATAGAACCACTATGCCCTCTGCTTGGGCTGTCAGAAGTAGGACGAGAACCACACAGGGTATGTGGGTCCCTCGGTTCTGGGGCGCTATTTGTCCAGAACCTACTGTGGCATGCCCTGTGTAAAATGCGGCGTAGTTAAGGGACATGGCTAGTGCTTATTGTGGGGGCAACATCAATTTCTAGTTTCCATTCAACCCCCGGATCTTATTTAGTGTCAGCGAACTAGTATGCTTAGCCCTCATGCTAGTTTAGAATGTAAACTCTCCCTCTCGCTAATCATGTTGCGGCCGTTACCGAATATGCTCGGTGTACAGAGAGGCTGCCTCACCCCGTGCTTTTCCACTTCCTCGCCGGGTGTGTGTGCCAACCCTTTTTGTTCTCAGTATCTCCCAGTCCAACAccactctcctccttcaccccaaGGCAATGGCTCTTTTCATCATTGCGGCCATCCTGCTCATCCTCGTATGTACCCATCTCCGTTTCCCGGGAATTCTGCAAGTCAAACTGACCCGAAAATCAGTAtctcaccaccctcattatttataatctctttctccatcctctcGCCCGCTACCCCGGCCCTACCCTCTGGCGTGCATTCCGTTCCCCCTTCATTCTCACCAATATCAGCGGCCAACTTCCACATCGTATACATGACTTCCACACCCAATATGGTGACATTGTCCGTGTTGCACCTGATGAACTCTCGTTCATAGACCCGCGCGCCTGGCGAAAAATCTACACCTCAGACCGTGAATTTGTCCGCCCGCATCAATACAAAGACCAGCCTCCCGGCAAGACAGCACCGAATCTAATTGCCTGCTCGGAGGCTGAACATGCCCGTCTTCGCAAGAACCTGGCACCAGGTTTTTCGGAGGAATTTACTGCACTTCAGGAACCGATTCTACAAAAATATATCGATGCGCTTTTTGCTAAGCTGGACGCAAAGGTTGCGAGCAGTGGAGGTGACGGTGCCACCCAAAGTGCTGACTTAGACCTTGTAGAATGGATCAATTACCTCGCCTTCGATGTGATAGGTGACCTCACCTGGGGTAGCTCATTTGGGTGCCTCGAGGGTCTGCGGTACCATTCCTGGGTGCAGACAGTTAGCCAGTTCAAAGCTGCCATCGTTGTTGGCTCTATGAAATTCTATCCTCTGCTTTATCGTTTCATGATGGCCATCACACCAGCGGATGCCCTGAAGCCAGTTATGGAGATGTGGAAGGTCACGGATGAAAAGGTGGCGGAGCGGGTAGCCACCGCTACTCCTAGTACTGCCACGCGACCGGACTTCGTGGGAATAATGATGGCATCGGGCGCCATGAcgcaggaggagatggaagtgaACTCCATGCTGATCATCGCAGCTGGAAGTGAGTCAATTACGACCATTATCACGGGAGTCATGAATTATCTTCTGCGGGACCAGACGACCCTCCGTGAATTGGTAGACCAGCTCCATGACACCTTCCCTACGGAGAAGGATATTACAGCCACCCGGTTAAAATCTCTCTCATATCTCGATGCAGTTTTGATGGAGGGCATGCGCCTATGCCCAACTATTCCAGATGCCATGCGACGACAGGTCCCGCGGGGTGGAGCCAGGGTGGCCGGGCAATTTGTACCAGAAGGGATGATTGTCTCAATACCTCCGTTTGCTAGTTACCGCGCACCCCGCAATTTCACTGGCCCGGGCGAATTTGCCCCGAAACGGTGGCTGGGAGAAGATATCAGCAAGCAGAAAGAAGCTTTCAATCCATTTTCGCTGGGGTCGCATAATTGCCCTGGTCAGAACTTGGCTTGGATGGAGCTGCGGCTTATTCTGGCACGGCTGTTGTGGAGGTATGATCtggcgggggtggatgtgCCGGCCTGGGAGAAGCAAGGGATTTGGTGGTTTTGGGATAAGAAACCTCTTATCGTGAGGGTTAGAAGGGCTCAATAGGATTGTTGATGTGATGGATAAGATTGCCGCTCGTGGATCCACCCCCGAGGATAAGATCACTGGCTAAGATTCGATCATATCAGATCCGCTTGTTATCCGCTACGTCGCCGAGTTCATGCTGCAAACACGTTCTATCATGAAATTCAATCAGACCGGGATACACCTGACCAAAGCCAGGAACACGTAGTCTTAGGGCCGTGGAGATAGATGCTGAGGATGctagagagaagaaaataaagttCTCCTTAAAAGTCAGCAGGCAAGGACACAAATCATGGAACAAACAAATACATTAAAAGCAAAAGTATGGACAAAAAACGGAGAGGGAGTAGTAAATCACAGATACCTGGCTAGCCAGGTGACTGATCAAATGCGATACTCATATGCAATATCAGTCTTACTTTTAGTTTTATATCGCTTTGCTTTCTTGTATATCTTATTGTGTTTAGCTACGGCAACTACTTTTGCTACATCGTACCTTGCATTGTTTTTATGACAGCAATACGTacattattcttttcttcaagCAGTTAAGCACCCCCACAAAATTCCGTCATACCACCTCATATCATGATATTACTTGACAAGTAATGACAACATCGTCACTGTTCCATGGTAGCTATTTCCGCCGACGCATTCACCGGTCATTTGCAAACTCTTCCAGCCAATAGATGCTCAGGAATCTTCGAGATATTGGAAGAATCGCCAAAATCCACTTTGCTCCCCTGGCCAATAGCGACGCGGCGCTCCAATGTGTGGGACGCGACTTGTGGATGTGAGGAAGGATGGGGTAattgaaaggaaaaggaggataCGGTGGATGTTACGTCAAGTGTTGATAATCTTAGTGAATGTATACTCGGCTGcagtacttatatataatataggaTAAGAAGCTTTTCCATCGGTGCTCTCCTTCCAGTACTAGTCAGACATGTCTGGCAATTCTCGATATCCATTTCGCATAAACCTGTATGGTATTGAGGTCATAAGCTTGCTTGAACAAGGGGAGGTGGACAAATACATAGACACGAGCGGGTATGAGCCCGGCTCCCCGTTCTCCTTCCGCCCAGACGCAACTTATGCGCTAAATGTTTTAACATATCTGAGAATCCAAGATAGCCAAGAGATTATTGGCAATTGAAGAACAACAGGGAATTGTGTATTGACCCCTTTTCGCTTCTTATCATTTCCCAAAGACAATATTGTTATCTTAATGCGAGCAAAGCCACAAAAAGACTAATCCTCTTGTCTAGGATGTGTTGATAATCCTGGGTACTTACTATAACTTCGATGATCATCGCATCAGAGAATGACCCCAACGAACAGTGAGGTGAAAATCACTTCTAAACACTGTTTGTGAATTGGAGGAATGAAGATATTGGCCCCCTGATGGGATCAAGTAGTAGAATGCATGACACAACCATGTAGGAAGCTTTCCAGAGAGCAAGTTTTAATACATAGGTATAAGAATGGTAAAATTTCAGGGCTCATTGATACCAGTCTTCGAACATCAGACCACCTCCTGTGTTTTGATAGTGATTGATACTGTGCCATTTATGTCTTTGTGATCCAGCTTGTCCTCGATGATTAGGGCGCTGTTGGTTTCAAGGTCGTTCGTGTTACCACCCAGATGAGTTTCATGAGTGCTGTTGACACCATTGGCATCACTAACCACAACACCGCAAGCGCTGATAGGCTCCTTGGAATCTGGTGCCACTTCGTTTGTGGACTCTTTGTTGAGGGGAGTGGCTGGCGCATCGTCATTGCCGCTCTTGCACTGATGACCTTCGGGATCTAACCGACTTAGTAGCTCCTGGGGAAGCTTTTGCACGACAACTTCTACCAAGTCCACGATGGAGGCGCCGCCGAGAATCTTCATGACAGGCACATCCACTGTGAGCTCCTTCAAGAACCAAGACCTCACTTCTACCGCCACTAGACTGTCAACACCCATATCTACAAGTGGTGTGGTGTCGTACAAGCTGTCGGAATCGGACAAGAATTTCAACGCTTGCAGCTTTCCTTTAAAGGCACCTGAAAGAGCTTGTTAGAGATTGTATTCACCGGGGTATATCAAGTTGAGCTAGATTTGACTTACCGGAAAGTACCTTTGCTGCGTCTTGTATCGTCGTGGCCGCTTCTAGCAGTTGTCGGAGAGGAACTGCgttccccttctctccactCTGTGTTTCTCCCCGCCCCACCTCCCTGATTAATAGCGACAGCCTGGCATTGGTCTTCCAGTATGCATCCTTCGACTGCTCAACGGTTATTGGTGATAGACCGGTAATGATCTCCGGGTTGCGACCGAGGCTTGGCCGACCGGACAGGATCGCCTCTGCAAATAGCTGGTGCAGGTCGTTCTCACTCATCGCAATAGTACCCGACCGCGTAGTCAAACGCTCTTGGTGCTCCTTTGTCAGACGACCATGACTCTCACGCTCGATGAAGCCCAGACCGACTAGCCGTGTGATGTCAATGACCGATCCAGCTAGGCCTTGTTTGCGGCGCCGGTCGACAAGGCCCTTGATGAAGCAGTTTCCGGCCGTGTATGCAGACTGTCCTGGGTTACCCACGGTAGCAGCAACTGAGCTAAAACCGATAAACCAGTCAAGGGGTTGTTTAGGATTAGAGAAGAGCCGATCAAGGTTAACCGTGCCTTGGACCTTGGGTCCCAAGACTGCGTGGAAATCATCGAAGCTCATGTTCATGAAGGAACTGTCTCGGAGAACCATGGCGCCGTTTGCAACACCCCCAATTGGAGGCATCGAGTCCTTGATGGTGTCGCGAATCTGTCTCATCGATTCGAAACTAGTAATATCCCTAAGCGATTCAATGTGGTTAGCAGAGTTAGGCCCGAGGTGCCAGGTACGTTCCTTACCCTGCAAAATATTTGACTGTGGCACCTCTTGTCTTGTGCCATTGCACCCAGTCCTCATCAACAATCGGATTACGACTGCTTAGGACAACATTCCGGGCATTATGAGCGACCATAAAGTCCACCAAGGACCGGCCAGTGTCTCCGGCAAGACCGGCTAGCCAATAGGTGCGATCGGGACGGAACAGATCACCACGTTGTAGAACTGGCTGAACAGAGACCGGTACGTATTGATCCTCTCTCCAATAAACGAGTGAACTGGGATTGGGTTTCATGAAACTTGCAACGACCCGGCTCAATGGCAAGATGTCAAGTGGTGCGCCCTCGGGAGTTGCTTGTGCGGAGAGCAAGGAGGAAGCGAAAGAGGCGACGCGACAGAGCAGATCCGTTATGGATTGAGGTGCATCATGCGGAAGCCTGCATGCTTCAGATGCAGTTAGGCTAGACATACTAACCTTGTGACAAACCGATGTTAGGGAGTTCTCAATCTTGGACCCGAGGCTCTGGAAACTGGAGTCCTCAGCCCCCGAGGCGTcgatatataaagtaatgTCGGATGGTAGGAGAGCAGTTATGGTTCGCTTCGTGCTGTTTGGATGAAGATATACCCATTTTCTGGCGGACATCTCAGGACTGCAAGTGAGAAAAAGAGCCTTCCTGCCGAGCTTACTCAACTGCTGGGATAGCAATGATGCGGCAACCGGATCTGGCTCGAATGCCAGTACAGTTCCCGTGGGCGGCAGCATGTGTAATACCCACTGGACCGTGAGATCCGCAATGACATATGACATGAATTGTCCATCAACCTCGACCTCATCAATTGAAATCGTCCAGGACTTGGGGACCTTGATGATGGATTCATTGCGGCTGGAGAAATAAAGTGTCTTTCCCCCTGTCTCTACGTCTTCACCAAGACCAACGAATACATATCCCACTGGGGTCTTTATTGACGACAAGAAAGAGCACGACACAGCAATAGTAACGTGGTCGATCGAGTCTGTCTCCATGACATGCTGTTCCCGTACCATGTAGGATCCATCAACCAAATCTAGAACCAGCGGTGTCGTATTCACATCCATAAGTTGACTGATCGCTCTCTTGGACGAGTTGTATCTGTTGTTCTGCTCAGTATGCGGGCGCACCCTTGGGACATGAAGCTGGTGATTCTTGAGTACCAGTTCAGGTTCGAACTCCCAGAGTAACTCATCCGTCTGACCCCGTCTAGCTAGGTTGGACTGAAGCCTGAGCTGGGAAACTGTCGTTGCAATTATTGAACAATCAATCATATCCACTGCTTCAATGTCTAGGGTCTGTAATAAGGTCCCCGGGACCTCATAAAATAGTGACCTGAAGAGACCAAGTGTGGTACCGGCATGAGGATTGTTCGAACAACGTTCTTTGAGCAGCCACAGAACACTCAATGCGGACGCCAGAACCAGCTTAAGGTTCAGAAAGACAGACTCCTTCATGTCTTCAAACAAACTTGTGTCACACTCTGTCAGACTTAGGACGTGGAAGTTCTCGGGGAGTGGCGGTAAATCCGCTGTCAGGTCGACTTTGATAATATCCGTAAACTGTGGCCTCAGGCTAAGACAGAGCTGGTCCCTGAATGGCGATACAAAGGGGCTACTACCACCTACAACCAGTAGTGGATCCTTGTCTATCACCGTGTTGGACTTTGAGCTAAGGGGCCTGCTCAACCGACTTATGAGATCATTTTGAGCCCGAGAAAGAATGATGGATCCGGGCACGCCCACAGGGTCCCGCATTGGGGAATTGGTCTCGATACCAGTGAAGCCTGTCTCTCGAAGGATAGTATCCCATTCACCCAACGTAATGCTCGGGCCCCCGTAGCGACCATCATTCTCGCCGATCCACCACCCTGGGAGACCGCCCATGACAAGACCGTGGCGCATCACGTCGTTACGAATGATCTCAACCATTACAAGGTAACCACCAGGCCGCAGGAGCTTTCTAGTATGTTCAAGGGCGGTTTTCAACGACTCAGTTGCATGTAAGACATTGGAGGCAACGACAACGTCGTAGCTCTGGGGTTTGAAGTCCTGTGCCGCGGGGTCCTTTGTAATGTCTAATGTCTTAAAGATCATTTTGCTGACGTGCGGGTGGAAGTTGTCTGCAGCATGAGCGAAAAAGGCACTGGAGATATCTGTGTATGTATAGGAAGCATACGAGTTCCCGATCTTGTCCAGGATGGCCTTGGTAGCACCCCCAGTTCCGGCGCCAACTTCGAGGAAGTTCATCCGGGGAGACTTCAGGCAAAGTTGGTCTATCACTCCGGCAATTAAGAAGTTTAGCAACTGGAACCCAATGGCGTCCACGTAATACTGCTCAAGATAATTGTCTTTGGTCATGTATTGCAGGATGCTGGTCTCTCCTTTAAGCACTGAaggctgaagaagatgttCCCCAACTGCCTTGGTCAGGTTGAAATCGGCATCTGTTGGGGGATAACTGTTCATCATATTAAAGATAACCTCACGGGTATCATTCACCCAGGATCGTGGGGCAAAGGGATGTCTCCCATCATTAACAATTTGAAACAGCCTCTCAGCATTTTTGAGCAAAGCCTGTCGATACCATGGGAGGGTCTCACGTTCTTCAGGGCTGATCGACAGATGGAATGTCTTCAGGTAGTAGAACGCCGCGCGCTCAGCGTCGAGGGCTTTCCTACTCTCCTCGGGAGTCGCTTGTCTGTCCCCAAATATAACATCGGCGTTTGGTTTATCAAGGCACAGGAACGATTCCTGAAAGAGACATCGGTCGTCTTCTACAGTTGCACCGGCAAACGGGGAGAATGTGAGCCCCTCAACctcgatga belongs to Aspergillus luchuensis IFO 4308 DNA, chromosome 3, nearly complete sequence and includes:
- a CDS encoding cytochrome P450 (COG:Q;~EggNog:ENOG410PNM8;~InterPro:IPR001128,IPR017972,IPR002401,IPR036396;~PFAM:PF00067;~SMCOG1034:cytochrome P450;~TransMembrane:2 (o6-31i38-55o);~antiSMASH:Cluster_3.6;~go_function: GO:0005506 - iron ion binding [Evidence IEA];~go_function: GO:0016705 - oxidoreductase activity, acting on paired donors, with incorporation or reduction of molecular oxygen [Evidence IEA];~go_function: GO:0020037 - heme binding [Evidence IEA];~go_process: GO:0055114 - oxidation-reduction process [Evidence IEA]); amino-acid sequence: MDVFFWRLFLGSATVLAAFTSWSLVCLILNVREARSTGLPYVILPCSLLGAPWLLSQPVVLPLFRALPRTWTSTWLPLLIFNDGWHLGYTPFEQIGADTFLAVSPGGFVLYTCDRQVSTQLFQDGRFGKPAHLMKVLNIYGPTMTGTDGPESRLYRRLTAPFFREDTLRHVFVHAIEGAQALGLALIQPGAYCQLRTLAARLSLNLLNRICFQFQTQEDLIKALSFADLPAEGYRMTYSEAMHTLLEHYQTVFLFPRHFLAWSPFKHHRQAIRAFTELGQYMQELKTTTEARLLDKEYLLKQKGTKLLSDLLIQAGINTGSPTSPILQPHQVTGNVFLFMFAGHEANANTLTFIILLLACHPTIQTALQSDLDAILGNTPPIHWTYDTHYEPLMHSLVGAVIKEALRLFTVLPVLPKYVSPYGPPIPIVVSGQSHPLPPGTVAFVNTSATHRHPQYWPTVNDKSKESSTEKELKLRPYPTTDFNPYRWLQTQPSGSSTYSRSGSLCSEGFTPAPGTFIPFSEGSRKCLGHKFALVELCAVVALLFYQDSVHLLTNPEDASDTWEAARIRADRALSEGVKFNMSLRITQDVPIKFETRDTKAI
- a CDS encoding glutathione S-transferase family protein (COG:O;~EggNog:ENOG410PGF2;~InterPro:IPR036249,IPR040079,IPR036282,IPR010987, IPR004045,IPR004046;~PFAM:PF13409,PF00043,PF14497,PF13417,PF02798;~SMCOG1193:glutathione S-transferase;~antiSMASH:Cluster_3.6;~go_function: GO:0005515 - protein binding [Evidence IEA];~go_process: GO:0006749 - glutathione metabolic process [Evidence IEA]), whose product is MTSLQPIKLFWRNQVPNPSKVLIILEELNLPYESSWVELDGLKTKPFTDVNPNGRVPAIIDPNTGLTLWESGAIVQYLIDTYDKDRKISYNTFPEQYQLIQWSYFQASGQGPYFGQSAWFNIFHEKIYGESPESAKVRYGAEVKRVAGVLDSVLKDRDWLVGDKCTYADLAFVMWNTQIAFFMSGREGDQAWRPEEFPHFTRWQEAMLARESVKKVVAVLMDKEVKSS